TCCTCCTTCAGGAGGGACTCATCCAGACGCACCTTGCGCACATCATTGCGGCAGGTCATCGTCACCTTGACGAGCCCACCACCCGCCTGCCCTTCCACCTCAAGCGTGGCAAGTTCCGACTGCGCCTTGCGCAGGTTCTCCTGCATCGCCTGCGCCTGCTTCATGAGCTGTCCCATACCACCCTTCATGTCTCTCGCTCCTCTGATGTGCCATTGCGCGGTCGCATGGAACCCTCGTTCACACGGGCATTGAACGTCCGCTTTAGGGCCGCTACCCCTGGATCAGCGGCGAGCGCCTCGCGCGCCCGACGCTGCGCGGCCTCTTCAGCCTCGCGCCGTAGATGGGTCGGCGTGCCGGTCACAGGGGCCACCACCACCTCCAAGGTGATAGGGTCTTTATAATAGGCGCAAAGCGCCTCCTTTAACATATCGATCCGCTCTTTGTTCAGGAGCTTGCCGGCCTCCGGATCCACGGTTACCACCGCCCGGTCGCCACTCTTATCCAGCACGGCATTCATGGCAATATGCTTCATAAGCCCGGCCAGACCAAGCCGTTCCAGAACCGAAGCCCCTGGGGC
The DNA window shown above is from Acidiferrobacter sp. SPIII_3 and carries:
- a CDS encoding YbaB/EbfC family nucleoid-associated protein encodes the protein MKGGMGQLMKQAQAMQENLRKAQSELATLEVEGQAGGGLVKVTMTCRNDVRKVRLDESLLKEDREVVEDLVAAAMNDAVRKAEQMSQERLSGLTAGLNIPGLNLPF